The segment CGGCCGGAATCAAGCTGGAGCTGCTGCCGGCCGCGACGGCAGCCGCCGCGTGAAAGGAACCATGGATATGTCCCCTACTACTTCGCTCCGCATCGTCGTCCTCAAATGGGACCGGCTCTACGGCGATCTCATCCGGCGCCAGATTTGGGACGTCTGGCCCAACGCGGTGGTGCAGGTGTTTCAGCGCGGGCTGGCGGCGCTGGATGCCATCCAGGAGGCGACGCCAAATCTGTTCATCGCCGGCGTCAAGATCGAGGACATGGACGGATTGGAGCATCTGGAGCCGTTCACCCAAACCGAACTGCCAATCCTGATCGTCACCTCCCGGGCCGATGCCCGCACCTTCAAGATGCTCCGTCACGTCCGTTACGACGGAATCTACGATGGGTCCTCGGAAGGACTGGAGCATCTCGCCCCAGCGCTGCGCCAGGCCATGCAGCACCGGCTTTACGTCAGCCCGGCTCTGCTCCCTTTTCTGCAGGAGCGTAGGAGCACCACGTTGGACGCGCTGACTGAACGGGAGCAGA is part of the Opitutus terrae PB90-1 genome and harbors:
- a CDS encoding response regulator transcription factor, with the protein product MDMSPTTSLRIVVLKWDRLYGDLIRRQIWDVWPNAVVQVFQRGLAALDAIQEATPNLFIAGVKIEDMDGLEHLEPFTQTELPILIVTSRADARTFKMLRHVRYDGIYDGSSEGLEHLAPALRQAMQHRLYVSPALLPFLQERRSTTLDALTEREQIVLSVIGDGSDNAQASERLGISAKTVGTHREAIMRKLGLHQIGQLMLYALQNGYVLVTAKGVFYPGFQRRFCHGKDSSALTGSRLS